Within the Deinococcus cellulosilyticus NBRC 106333 = KACC 11606 genome, the region AGTTTCAGGGGTCGGGCGACCAGCACCAGCAGCAGACAGGCCACAGCGAACCACCCGTACACCTCACTCTGCCTCTGCTCGAAAGTGTGGGAGTTCTGGGTGTAAAGCGCCCTCAGGACCCCCTCTGAAATCAGAGGGAGGCCCAGCAGCAGTGCCCAGCAGGAGACGGTTCTTGCAGAGGTTCGGGTGGTCATGAAAGCCCGCATTTACTTCAGGGTGGTCTTGCTGGCAGGGGTGTCTGCAGAGGAATCATCCCAGGCCACGGTGGTGCCATCTGCGTAGGTCTGGTAGACCTTCCAGCTCAGGGTTCCCGTGCCTGCAGGATTGGTGGCACTGAAGAAGAACCGGGCAAATTCCATGGGTTCCAGATTCCCGGTCCAGGTCACTGACGTGACCCGACCATTGGCATCTTTTTCCATCGTGCGGGTCCAGCCTGGAAGCTGCAGAAAGCGGGTGATTTTGACCCCATCGGGAATGAGCATGCGGATCTGGGTGGTGGCGCTGTCTTTCTCTACGGGAACCTGCAGACGGTAGGTTTCGGATTTTCCGGCGAGGCTCTCGGTGGCTCCGGATTCGGTTTTGACGGTGGCGTGGGCGAATGCAACAGAAAGCAGCAGCGCAAGGCTGACAGAAACGATTTTTTTCAACATGTTGACCTGTCCTTTGAAGATGAGCGTCTGAAGATGAAAGAGGGCATCAGGATGCACCTGCCCACAGCCCTGTGGCTGCGCGACACAACAGGTGGACGATACAAATCAGAATTCAGGAGGACAGGTGAACAGGGGGTCCGCGCGCTGTGGCCCGCAACAGATCTGCCAGATACTGATCTGGAACCAGTCTGGACATCTGGAACCCTCCCCGGATGGGCACAGGCAACACAAATCCACCCGGCACTTCAGAGACCATTGGCATGCAACAGGAGCAGTCGTGGTTCTGGTGTTTTCCTGCAGGGATCGATGTGGAGCCAGCGTTGGATTCCGTTGCTGACTCAGCCGTCTGGTGCCCATTGTGGTTTGATGCCCCACCCTGATGGTCATGGGACCCATGTTGATGCACCGCAGGCTCAGATTGCACCTCAAGGGGATTGCAGGCCATGTGGTGGTCTGGGGACACAGCCATCAGCAGTTCGTGTTTCTGGTGCAGAGGGACCTGCATCAGAAACAGCAGTGCTGCCAGAAGCTGTAGGGTGCTGGACCACCTGAGCATGCTGGCATGATGCCACATTTTGATGAAGGTTGCTGAGGGCCATCGGTACTGCAGGGGTCCGGTGTATCCCTTATCGGCCCAGTCACGAGAGCTATCTCATGGACTGCTTCCTGACCAGAGGGGTCCGGATCTGTGGGCCTGGGCCTGCCGCTGCTGAGGGGCTTGACCTCCCTGCTGGAATCGGTATGATGTTCATGTCTGGTGCCTGATCGGGCACGGCATACAAGAAGTTGATTTTTGTATGTGGCTGGGGAACGCCGGTGAAGTGTGCATGCCACACCAGTCCGGGACTGACGCGCAGCGGTGACCTGTTCCTGCAAAAGGTTCTGGGAAGTCCGAATGCCAGCCAGATGTGCGCCTCGCGTCATGGGCACGCCTGAAGACCGTTGGTCTGAAGCGTGAATTCAACCCATCGCTTCCAGAAAAGAGCGACATGGTCTTTGTGCTGCAATCCCAACCTCAATAGCTGCTGGCAGTCTGGCTGCCAGTGTTTTCGTTTTTCCACCTGATGCCTGAATCCAGGAGGGGTGGGTCATTCATGCATCTGGAGTTCACATGTTGCTGGTTTATGCCTCCAAAACAGGAAACACACAGCGTTTCGTCCAGAAACTCGGGGAAATCCGGTCCCTGAGGATTCTCACAGGTGAGGAGCAGGTGGATGAGCCCTGCATCTTGCTCACTTACACCACTGGATTTGGGCAGGTGCCACCAGAAGTGGAGCAGTTTGTTCTGCACAATGCCCTGTGGATTCGGGGGGTTGCTGCCAGTGGGAACCGCAACTGGGGAACGCGTTTTGCCCGATCTGCAGATGTGCTCTCTGAACGGCTGGGGGTTCCCGTGGTGTACCGATTTGAATTGTCTGGAAGGCCCACAGATGTGGTGCACTTTAGAGCACTTTACAGAGAAATAAGAGGTTCCCAGCTTACGGGGACGATTTTGAAATAAAAGGATTCATTCGAATCCTTTTATTTGACTGATCAACGCAGCAAAGAAGGAGTGAAGGGTCTTGAACGAAGTTTCAACAGGTTATCTGGAGCTCAACAGCCAGATCATGCAGAAAAAAGAGGGGTTCTTTCAGATCGAGAAGGACCTGGAGGCCGTGCAGGCATTTGAAGCGGAAGTGCAGGACCGACTGAAGACCTTTGCCGATCCTCTGGCCCGCATGCACTGGCTGATTCAGGAACAGTATTACGAGGATTTTTTTGCCCTCTATCAGGAAGAGGACGTTCTGGAAATTCACAATCTGGCGTACAGCCACCGTTTTGAGTTCCGGTCCTTCATGGCGATTTCCAAGTTCTACAAGGATTACGCCCTGAAGACCAACGACAGGAAACGCTATCTGGAGCGTTACGAGGACCGGGTGGTTGCAGTGGCCCTGCATCTGGCCCAGGGCAATGTACCCCGCGCCCGTGCATTCGTCTGCGCAATGATGGAGCAGCGCTACCAGCCGGCCACCCCCACATTTCTGAATGCAGGCCGCGCCAGACGGGGTGAGCTGGTGTCGTGCTTCCTGCTTGAAGTGGATGACAGCCTGAACGCCATCGGGTACAACATCAACACCGCAATGCAACTCTCCAAGATCGGTGGAGGGGTGGCCCTGAACCTCTCCAAACTGCGGTCCAGAGGAGAAGCCATCAAGGAGGTCGCACTTGCTGCCAAGGGGGTCGTTCCGGTGATGAAACTGCTGGAAGACTCCTTCAATTATGCGGACCAGATGGGTCAACGCAAAGGGGCAGGGGCGGTGTACCTCAACATCTTTCACTGGGATGTGGAAGAATTTCTGGACACCAAGAAGATCAACGCCGACGAGAAAAGCCGCATCCAGACCCTCTCACTGGGCCTGATTGTGCCAGACAAATTTTTCGAGATTGCTGCCAGAAACGAAGACTTTTATGTGTTTGCGCCCCTCTCCGTGCGCAGGGCTTTTGGGCAGCACCTTGATGATCTGGACATCGACCAGATGTACGAAGAACTGGTGGCCCATCCAGAGGTGGTGAAAAAGCCCCTGAATGCCAGGGCCATGCTGACCCGCATTGCCACCACCCAGTTCGAGTCAGGCTACCCTTACCTGATCTTCCGTTCCGCAGCCAACCGCATGAACCCATTGAAAAGCATCGGGCAGATCAAGATGTCCAACCTGTGCACCGAGATTTTCCAGCTGCAGACCACGTCCAGCATCGGGGATTATGGGGAACAGGACCAGATCGGACATGACATCTGCTGCAACCTGGGGTCCCTGAACATTGTCAATGTGATGGAGTCCGGAAAATTGCAGGACAGCGTGCATACAGGCATGGACGCCCTTACTGCAGTCTCTGACATGTCCAGCATTGCCAATGCCCCTGGGGTGCGCAGGGCCAATGATGATTTTCATGCGGTGGGGCTCGGGGCAATGAACCTGCATGGGTACCTGGCCAAAAACCACATCCGGTATGAAAGTGAGGAGGCCAG harbors:
- a CDS encoding DUF1775 domain-containing protein is translated as MLKKIVSVSLALLLSVAFAHATVKTESGATESLAGKSETYRLQVPVEKDSATTQIRMLIPDGVKITRFLQLPGWTRTMEKDANGRVTSVTWTGNLEPMEFARFFFSATNPAGTGTLSWKVYQTYADGTTVAWDDSSADTPASKTTLK
- the nrdI gene encoding class Ib ribonucleoside-diphosphate reductase assembly flavoprotein NrdI — its product is MLLVYASKTGNTQRFVQKLGEIRSLRILTGEEQVDEPCILLTYTTGFGQVPPEVEQFVLHNALWIRGVAASGNRNWGTRFARSADVLSERLGVPVVYRFELSGRPTDVVHFRALYREIRGSQLTGTILK
- the nrdE gene encoding class 1b ribonucleoside-diphosphate reductase subunit alpha; the encoded protein is MNEVSTGYLELNSQIMQKKEGFFQIEKDLEAVQAFEAEVQDRLKTFADPLARMHWLIQEQYYEDFFALYQEEDVLEIHNLAYSHRFEFRSFMAISKFYKDYALKTNDRKRYLERYEDRVVAVALHLAQGNVPRARAFVCAMMEQRYQPATPTFLNAGRARRGELVSCFLLEVDDSLNAIGYNINTAMQLSKIGGGVALNLSKLRSRGEAIKEVALAAKGVVPVMKLLEDSFNYADQMGQRKGAGAVYLNIFHWDVEEFLDTKKINADEKSRIQTLSLGLIVPDKFFEIAARNEDFYVFAPLSVRRAFGQHLDDLDIDQMYEELVAHPEVVKKPLNARAMLTRIATTQFESGYPYLIFRSAANRMNPLKSIGQIKMSNLCTEIFQLQTTSSIGDYGEQDQIGHDICCNLGSLNIVNVMESGKLQDSVHTGMDALTAVSDMSSIANAPGVRRANDDFHAVGLGAMNLHGYLAKNHIRYESEEARDFVRSFFMAVNFYSIERSMQIARATGQKFLNFEQSDYASGTYFEKYEETSFEPRTEKVRGLFEGLPLPSPEDWRKLREEVQQHGLYHAYRMAIAPTQSISYIQNSTSSVMPIVDHIEARTYGNAVTYYPMPFLSPETFFYYKSAYHMDMMRVIDLVAEVQQHVDQGISTILYVTSETSTRDLARLYLYAHHKGLKSLYYTRTKNLSVEECISCAI